The genomic interval AAGTGGCAACCCAATATTCGTATGTGGCCTTGTCTTTTAAGCCAAGCATCGTTTCATAAACCTTTTGAGCCGATGCGTTAATTTCTTTTTTGAATTGTAATTTTTGCATTGCTTTTTTTATTTAGTTTTTAATCCGTTAGATCAAATTTACCAACTTAAATTCTTTCTGCATATTAAGTTACGCAAAATTGCAACTAAGAAACTATAAAACAATGTTTTAATCTTATTTTTAAATTTTAAAAATCATTTAAAAGACAAAACATACTTACTATATTAAATTTAGAAAACCCCAAAACTGCACAATTTGTGACAGTAATGAGGCCCGCTAAAACTATATATTAGCCGATTCAAATTGCTTCAAATCTCTGGTGTTTTTTTGTACAGCAAGAGCAGAAAAAAGTCCGAGTACGAAAGACATTCCGAAAAATCCTTTTTCGCTAAGTAATAAATCAGCGTTCCAAAGACCAATGATCAGCAATACGATCGAAGCTATGGTACTAAACCAGCTTATACTGTAATATAAATCGGTTACAGGTATACCTTCTAGCCTATCTCTAACACTTTTTTGTACAGATATTACAGAGAAAAGTCCGAAAAGGAGAATCGTAAAATAATATCCTTTTTCATTGTAAGCCATTGCAGAATTATAAAGTCCGATACAATATGAGGTCATCCCTATAAGTAATGTCATCCAAGATGCGCCGACAAAAGCCGCACTTGGTTTTAAAGGACTACTTCCATTATTTAATCTTGCATCTTTTGATTCTGAATTGTTGTTTAATTCATTTGATTTTAGCGGTTCCATAATTTTTATGTTTTATAATTATGAAGCAAATGTCAGCAGGAATAAGAAATTTTAAAAATCAATTTACATAAAAAACTGACGATTTAAAACTACATTTTTATTACTTTTATCATTATAAAACAATATTTATGAATGCGCTTCAAGAAATAACAGATATAATGAATGAAACTGATAAAAAGGGATTCATACAATATTTATCAAAAAAAAATAAACGTAAAGATGTTAGCAACATAGATTTATTCGAATCATTAAAAACTGACGATATAAATAACAAAAAAAAGTTTTTAAAAGATAAAAAAAGCACTGATGCTTATCACGCTTTGAGAAAAAGACTTTATGACAACATGATTGATTTCATGGCAAATAGAAGTTTTGAAAATGATAGTTCGCAAGAAAACACAGTACTTCGTCTTCTTGTTGTAAGTCGTTTGTTTTTTGAACATAAGCTTATAAAAACAGCTTTTAAATGTTTGGTAAAAGCCGAAGAAATCGCATTGGATATTGAGCATTTCAGCCTTCTCAATGAAATCTATCTTACTCAGATACAATTTGCTCATTTTAATCTTTCAGAACCAATTGAGAAAACAATAAACAAGTTTAAAACAAACAAAAACGGCTCGAATATGAGCAACAACTTAATTTAGGTTATGCCGTTTTGCGCCGCGAACTTGCCGCTATTTATCACGAAGGCAGAATTGTAGATTTTCAGTCTATTATAAAAAATACCATTGAAACACATGGAATATCTTTAAAACAAGGATTAACCTTTAAATCTCTGTATCAAATATTATTTATCGCCAATGAATACGCTTCTATAAACAACAATTATGCGCTTGTACAACCTTTTGTCATAAAAAGCTATCGATTTATCAGCAAAAAAACCAATCAGACAGACAGACATTTATATTATCATATTTTCATCTTGTATTTTATCGCTAATTACTATTTCCGAAACGGACAATTTAAAGAGTCATTAAATTATCTAGATTTGATGTTTATGGAGCTTCAAAAACAGGCTGGCAAATATTATCAGCGTTTCTGTCTTAGGTATTTTTTATTATTAGCATTTAATCAAAATTATATTGGTAATTCTCAAAAGGCAATAGAAATTGCCGAAAAAGCGCTTTCTACAAACAAAAAAGCAGATCCAAACGATAGTAATGACATTCGTCTTATGCTTATTGTTTTTTACATACAGCAAAATGCGGGACGAAATGCTGTAAAAGAAATGGCAAAATTAAGTCATACAGATAGTTGGTACGAAAAGAAAATGGGAATGGATTGGACTATAAAAAAATGTCTTGTCGAAATCCTTCTTCACGCACAGCAAGAAAACGCAGAACTAGCCTTGTCTCGAATAAAGAGTTTTAAAAGACGATATAAAAAATATCTTTTAACCGTAGATGAAGAACGCGTTATACATTATCTTCTTTTTATAGAGCAATATGTAATGAAACCTGAAATTATACAGACACAAAAATTTCAAAATTCACTTGAAGCTTTTATAATTTCGGCAGAAAACGGTCCAAAAGATATTTTTATAATGAGTTTTTTATCTTGGCTACTTGCAAAAGTAAGACGAAAACCGGTTTACGAAACAACTTTGGAGCTTTTAAAAACCTATTTTCTTACTCCAGATTTTTAAGTAACGTAAAAAACTAAGCAAGAATTTTCTTTAAAAACTAAAAAAAATATCAATTTTATTATTTTTTTTTCTCAATAAAAGACACAAAATTTTTTTATACTATTTTTAAGAAAAGCAAAACAAATTAATTATTAATCAAACAAATACATTTTATACAACTCAATTTCTTTGTTTCTAATTTTCTTCAAAAATTATATTTTAAAAATATTCAAAGAAAATTTTTCTTAAAAGTCTCTTGTACAATTCAAAATTAATTATAATTTTGCACCCGCATTAGAAAAGCAGGTCCGTTCGTCTATCGGTTAGGACGCCAGGTTTTCATCCTGGTAAGGGGGGTTCGATTCCCCCACGGACTACTTCTAAAGAGAAAAGCTTCAGAGAAATCTGGAGCTTTTTTTGTTTATATTTACTCCGCCTAAAATGTTTGAGAAAAAATCATAATAAAAACAACACTGAAACCAAATCTAGTGATGAAACAAAAACTTACTGCCCTTTTATTTGTATTTACTGTTATAAACATCTTCGCCCAAACGCCTGCGAGTAAAACTAATTATTCAAACAAATCTTTGACTGCGACAGATATGGTGACTAATAAAGCCTTAAAACCGCTTAAAAAAGTTTCACTAGATGATGCATCAATGCTGATTTATGATTATGACGGTTCTCTTTTCTCATGGGATTTAGATGCAGAAACTATTGTTTGGACTGTAAAAGCAACTGATGCTAGTTCTGAAATGTGCGCCAATAAAATAACATTGCAAGATGGCGTAGTTTATGTTCCGTTTATTAATGGTGAAATTTTCGCCATAGACAATCAAACTGGCGCTGTTTTCTGGAAATCAAGATTAGGTTCTATTACAGATCAAATTGTTTTAAAAGATCAAACTCCAGTTGTAAGCAATGGAAAATTGTTCATTATTGCTCAAAATCAAAATCAGAGCAGTAACTTATATGCTCTTGATTTAAAAGACGGCAGTTTAGCATGGAACTACAAATTTGACACTGCAATTAATGATACTACACCGCTTGTTTTTGACAATAAAATCTTCACACAAAGCGGATCAAATGTTTATGTTTTTGAGGCTAACACAGGAAAAGCAATCAGCCAAAAAACATTTGATGAGCAAATGACAGGAAACTTTGCAACAGACGGTCAAAATGTATTTATTGCAAGTGAAAAAAATAATCTTT from Flavobacterium sp. YJ01 carries:
- the yiaA gene encoding inner membrane protein YiaA, with amino-acid sequence MEPLKSNELNNNSESKDARLNNGSSPLKPSAAFVGASWMTLLIGMTSYCIGLYNSAMAYNEKGYYFTILLFGLFSVISVQKSVRDRLEGIPVTDLYYSISWFSTIASIVLLIIGLWNADLLLSEKGFFGMSFVLGLFSALAVQKNTRDLKQFESANI
- a CDS encoding PQQ-binding-like beta-propeller repeat protein; amino-acid sequence: MKQKLTALLFVFTVINIFAQTPASKTNYSNKSLTATDMVTNKALKPLKKVSLDDASMLIYDYDGSLFSWDLDAETIVWTVKATDASSEMCANKITLQDGVVYVPFINGEIFAIDNQTGAVFWKSRLGSITDQIVLKDQTPVVSNGKLFIIAQNQNQSSNLYALDLKDGSLAWNYKFDTAINDTTPLVFDNKIFTQSGSNVYVFEANTGKAISQKTFDEQMTGNFATDGQNVFIASEKNNLFALNPNNLEMVWQFKFDENQYNIKERIICKDNKIYVGAQGSQVSSLYAIDSKTGTQLWKTDFKDDNIEYIVKENENIWGYTRKKKLFELDLTNGEIAFEAKLTTLPISNFEFPKEDNLLYYYCDAGLIQFDLNEKDENMYYMRTSLADNPYSAYLKIIR